A window of Campylobacter concisus contains these coding sequences:
- a CDS encoding biotin synthase — MKTIMLCAICSVTQGNCAEDCAYCTQSAKAGADISKFKEKSVQQVVDEAKMAYKNHALGFCLVTSGARLNDKKTDYIASLARAVHKEVPNLMLIACNGMATYEQLSELKKAGVFSYNHNLETSQEFFPKICKTHTWDERYQTNLDAKRAGLMLCTGGIYGVGESEADRVSFRASLKELEPFSSPINFFIKNESLTLDLPPLSADEALKIVHDTKSALPETRVMIAGGREKILGDRQYEIFENGADAIVIGDYLTAKGEKASKDIEELTKRGFSFASICH; from the coding sequence ATGAAAACAATTATGCTCTGTGCGATATGCTCAGTCACTCAAGGAAACTGCGCCGAGGACTGCGCTTACTGCACACAAAGTGCCAAAGCTGGTGCCGATATCTCAAAATTTAAAGAAAAAAGCGTGCAACAGGTGGTGGACGAAGCCAAAATGGCTTATAAAAACCACGCTCTTGGCTTTTGCTTGGTCACAAGCGGCGCTAGACTGAATGACAAAAAAACCGACTATATCGCATCTTTAGCAAGAGCTGTGCATAAAGAAGTGCCAAATTTAATGCTCATCGCATGTAACGGTATGGCGACTTACGAGCAGCTTAGCGAGCTCAAAAAAGCTGGCGTTTTTAGCTACAACCACAACCTTGAAACAAGCCAAGAATTTTTCCCAAAAATTTGTAAAACACACACTTGGGACGAGAGATATCAGACAAATTTAGATGCAAAAAGGGCCGGGCTCATGCTTTGCACTGGTGGCATTTACGGAGTTGGAGAGAGCGAGGCTGATAGGGTGAGCTTTAGAGCTAGTCTAAAAGAGCTTGAGCCATTTTCGTCACCGATAAATTTTTTTATCAAAAATGAATCTCTAACTCTTGATCTGCCTCCTCTTAGTGCGGATGAGGCCCTAAAAATAGTGCACGACACCAAAAGCGCTCTACCAGAAACTAGAGTCATGATAGCTGGCGGTAGGGAGAAAATTTTAGGCGATAGACAATACGAGATCTTTGAAAATGGCGCCGATGCGATCGTGATAGGTGACTATCTCACCGCAAAAGGCGAGAAAGCTAGCAAGGATATCGAGGAGCTTACAAAGCGCGGTTTTAGCTTCGCAAGTATCTGCCACTAA
- the crcB gene encoding fluoride efflux transporter CrcB produces the protein MLANLLFAGLGGFIGAGCRFLAGELLKFSHFPLATLGVNVLGSFIIGVLFCLNLSQSVRVFLVIGILGGFTTFSSFSLDSVKFLLEGELVKGFLNIFLNLVLCLLASYLGILLGKNL, from the coding sequence ATGCTTGCAAATTTACTTTTTGCAGGGCTTGGAGGCTTTATCGGAGCTGGATGTAGGTTTTTAGCTGGCGAGCTCCTAAAATTTAGCCACTTTCCGCTAGCCACACTTGGCGTAAATGTACTTGGCAGCTTTATTATCGGCGTTTTGTTTTGTCTAAATTTAAGCCAAAGCGTGAGGGTGTTCTTGGTCATTGGCATACTTGGCGGATTTACAACATTTTCAAGCTTTAGCCTTGATAGTGTGAAATTTTTACTAGAAGGCGAGCTGGTAAAAGGCTTTTTAAATATCTTTTTAAACCTTGTCCTTTGCCTGCTTGCAAGCTATCTTGGAATTTTGCTTGGCAAAAATTTGTGA
- a CDS encoding cation:proton antiporter yields the protein MQLHQASELSILVVLAFIVFASPYISKILRIPVAPAEIILGALASYIGLVGENEMFKLISEVGFFFLMFLAGMEIDLRMLINIDRKILRLGLIYLALIYALATALTLGFELSLLYIIIIPIMAVGMVFTLFKEYGKQQEWLNLSMLIATIGELLSITLLTFTAAYLQFGASINLWLTIGYLILFLAISVLSFKILDVLFWWYPGLKVVLMPHYDKDEKDIRLCIAVFFTMIALMLYLNLEVAFGAFIAGMFITTFFDHKKDLPHKLSSFGFGFLVPIFFIHIGSTFKLSSLSSNEVIKDAVFIFLAMLGTRVVSSLLFLGKLGFRGIFLFAISQSMPLTLLIAVATIAHKSGEISDYSYSSFILASLAQAIIGAIIIKILMQSKSKE from the coding sequence TTGCAGTTACATCAAGCTAGCGAGCTTAGTATTCTTGTCGTTTTGGCATTTATCGTCTTTGCTTCGCCTTATATTTCTAAAATTTTACGCATTCCTGTCGCTCCTGCTGAGATAATACTTGGAGCACTAGCTAGCTACATCGGGCTTGTCGGCGAAAATGAGATGTTTAAGCTAATTAGCGAAGTTGGCTTTTTCTTTTTGATGTTTCTAGCTGGCATGGAGATCGATCTTAGGATGCTTATAAATATTGACCGCAAAATTTTACGTCTGGGGCTTATCTATCTTGCGCTCATCTACGCTCTAGCTACGGCTTTGACGCTGGGGTTTGAGCTTAGCCTGCTTTACATCATCATCATCCCGATAATGGCCGTTGGTATGGTATTTACGCTATTTAAGGAGTATGGCAAGCAGCAAGAGTGGCTAAATTTAAGCATGCTAATAGCAACTATCGGCGAGCTTTTAAGCATCACGCTTCTAACATTTACCGCTGCTTACTTGCAGTTTGGAGCGAGCATAAATTTATGGCTAACGATTGGATATTTGATCTTATTTTTGGCTATCAGCGTGCTTAGCTTTAAAATTTTGGACGTGCTTTTTTGGTGGTATCCGGGGCTTAAAGTGGTGCTTATGCCACACTATGACAAGGACGAGAAGGACATCAGGCTTTGCATCGCGGTATTTTTCACGATGATAGCTTTGATGCTCTATCTAAATTTAGAGGTTGCCTTTGGTGCGTTTATCGCAGGTATGTTTATCACGACATTTTTTGATCACAAAAAGGACTTGCCGCACAAGCTTTCAAGCTTTGGATTTGGCTTTTTGGTGCCGATATTTTTCATCCACATAGGCTCTACTTTTAAGCTTTCAAGCCTAAGCTCAAATGAAGTGATAAAAGATGCTGTTTTTATATTTTTAGCGATGCTTGGCACAAGAGTTGTATCTAGTTTGCTCTTTTTGGGCAAGCTTGGCTTTAGAGGGATATTTTTATTTGCCATTTCGCAGTCTATGCCACTCACGCTTTTGATCGCAGTTGCTACTATCGCACACAAATCAGGCGAGATAAGTGACTATTCTTACTCATCTTTTATCCTAGCAAGCCTCGCACAAGCTATAATAGGAGCTATAATCATCAAAATTTTAATGCAATCAAAAAGTAAGGAGTAA
- a CDS encoding citrate synthase, with amino-acid sequence MSSNTATLTDNRTGKSYEFPILKGTMGPDVIDISTFFSDTGMFTFDRGYTSTAMCRSAITYIDGLKGELMYRGYDIAYLAENKTFLDVAYLLLNKELPTNDQYINFKTELKKRSFIHEGMMKLFDAFPDKAHPMAILQAAVSALSAFYSDHLNMDKPEEYHEMAMRIIAKIPTIAAFSYRYSRGLPIIYPNLDRGFTENFLYMMRGYPYEHVDLKPIEIKALDTVFMLHADHEQNASTTTVRTVGSTHAHPYACISAGIGALWGWAHGGANEGVIRQLEEIGSVANVDRYIARAKDKNDPFRLMGFGHRVYKNFDPRAKVLKKMRDQLMDEIGINSELIKIANRIEEIALNDDYFVSRNLYPNVDFHSGLILKALGIPNNMFAVIFVIGRTPGWISQWIELKEQDTIKIVRPRQLYVGETNRTPK; translated from the coding sequence ATGTCATCAAATACAGCTACGCTAACTGATAACAGAACTGGCAAGAGTTACGAGTTTCCTATACTAAAAGGCACTATGGGGCCTGATGTGATAGACATCTCGACATTTTTTAGTGATACTGGAATGTTTACTTTTGACAGAGGTTATACTTCAACTGCGATGTGTCGCTCAGCGATAACTTACATAGACGGCTTAAAAGGCGAGCTAATGTATAGAGGTTATGATATCGCGTATTTGGCCGAAAATAAGACATTTTTAGACGTGGCATATTTACTCTTAAACAAAGAGCTTCCAACAAATGATCAGTATATAAATTTTAAAACCGAGCTTAAAAAAAGAAGCTTTATACATGAAGGCATGATGAAGCTATTTGATGCATTTCCAGACAAAGCTCACCCTATGGCGATCTTGCAAGCAGCGGTCTCAGCGCTAAGTGCGTTTTACTCAGACCACCTGAATATGGATAAACCTGAAGAGTATCACGAGATGGCTATGCGTATAATCGCTAAAATTCCAACGATCGCGGCCTTTAGTTACCGCTACTCACGCGGGCTTCCTATCATATATCCAAATTTAGATCGTGGCTTTACTGAAAATTTCCTCTACATGATGAGAGGCTATCCGTACGAGCACGTCGATCTTAAGCCTATCGAGATCAAGGCACTTGACACGGTCTTTATGCTGCACGCAGATCACGAGCAAAATGCTTCAACTACGACTGTTAGAACCGTTGGCTCTACGCACGCGCACCCATACGCATGTATAAGTGCGGGCATCGGCGCACTTTGGGGCTGGGCTCACGGTGGCGCAAACGAAGGCGTTATCCGTCAGCTTGAAGAGATCGGCTCGGTCGCAAATGTCGATAGATACATCGCTAGAGCAAAGGATAAAAATGATCCATTTAGGCTAATGGGCTTTGGCCACAGGGTCTATAAAAATTTTGACCCTCGTGCAAAAGTGCTTAAGAAGATGAGAGATCAGCTTATGGATGAGATAGGCATCAACTCAGAGCTTATTAAGATCGCAAACCGCATTGAGGAAATCGCGCTAAATGATGACTACTTTGTGAGCAGAAATTTATATCCAAATGTTGATTTTCACTCAGGGCTCATCCTAAAAGCGCTTGGTATACCAAATAATATGTTTGCCGTAATCTTTGTCATCGGCAGGACTCCAGGCTGGATCAGCCAGTGGATCGAGCTAAAAGAGCAAGATACGATAAAGATCGTCCGCCCAAGACAGCTTTATGTTGGAGAGACAAACAGAACACCAAAATGA